GAAAAGTTCGCCGTCCGTGTGGCGGTAGTCATATTGATAATAAATTTGTCCCCTGAATGCGCCTAAGCAACATTTCACGTATTTTTCTTCTCCCGGTGTTTGGGTAATGCTTACCCCATTTTTGTTAAGTGACTGCATGATGTCTTATTTTTTATGGTTATAAACTTGGTTGTTTTTAGCGGGCAGGGCTTCGACACCCCGCCCGGATTGGTTGTTATGCCGCACGGAACACAAAGCCGTCATCAAACCAGTAATCGCACATGAACAGGTCACGGGCAAACTTTTCATAATCGAAATAGGTCTTTGCGAACTCCGGCAGGTTGTAGCATTCCTCTATGATTTCATAGGCGAAATCTTCTTCATCGTCATATTGTCCCTGATACTCGTCCCGGAAATCACGTACAAGGTCGTCCGCATCTTCCTCGCTCAAATCATGGCTTTTATAGTTGCACCACACGAAAAAGGCTTCCTGCTCGGTGTCGCTCAAATCCTCTACCGCATCACGCAGGGCAAAGAAGTTTTCAGAAATCCAGCTTTCGCCGATTAAGCCCTCCGGCACGTTTTCCCAGTCCTGAAACATATATTCAGCATCTTCCTCGTCCTTGTGAAGTTCCCGGCAGGCTTCGTAAAATTCTTCCTTGTCCGAATAGTCCGAAAGGTCGAGCCATGCGCCGGACAATGAACCGTTGTTATACTTGCCGTAAGTGCCTACATAAACTTTTGCTTCCGATAATACCTTTGCTTCCATATTGCTGTAATTTTTAAGTTTTTAATTTTATGCGGATTTGAGAGGTGAGGGAGTTGAAGTTTCACTGAACTTTTTTCCTGTTTCCCGTAAATCCGACTTTTTTTTTATGCGTCTTCCGGTCGGGGCGGTCGTTTTCGTTTCACATAGGCTCAAAAGGGTAGTGTTTAGAGTTTGCAAGGTTTTGGGCAAAAAATACCTCGCAAGGCAGGGAAGATTTTCCGCCAAACCGGAACGGCTCGACCTTGCAAAGTCGTGAAGAACACGTAACTACCTTTGCCTATTGAAATGATTAAAACGACTGTTCCGGCTGGTGGACTGCGTAAGAGGAAGATTTACATTTAGGGAAACAGGGGAAAAGTGCCTGTTCTCTTTCGTCTTTTAGGGAACACTCCATGCGGGCGGGAAAGGCAAGGGTGTTGTGAGCTTGCTTGCAATACGCTTGTGCGGGTTTCCAACGGCTCTTTTCACGAAAATCAGTCGGTCATGCCACGCAAGGCTGGCGTTTTGGGGAATGTGCCAGTTGGAAAATGATATAAAAAATGCGGGTAGTCGGTGGACTGCCCGCAAGGTGAAAGAGTGTACTTTGTTGGGATATAGTTTATTAGGTGGAATTTCGTTACCGAAATCGTTACCTATTCGTTTTTGTCACGGTTATAGGTAACGAAACCTACCGGACGGCGTTCTTTCTGCTGCTTCGACTGGCTTAGAAGCTGGGTAAGGGCTTGGTACAGTTCGTTGAACTGTGCATCGGTGCTTACCTCCAGTTCCTCAATGCGCCTTAACAGCTCCTCGTAACCGATTACCATTTGGCGCATGAGGACGAAAGCCCGCATGATTGAAATGTTTACTTCTATGGCTACTTTGGAACGGAGAACCGAAGAAAGCATGGCTACGCCTTGTTCTGTGAAAGCCATAGGCAAGGCTGCGCCAAAGTTGTAGTCAGGAGGTATCACATTTTGTGATACCCCTATGGATAACAGCAAGTTGGCTTCTTCTTTGGAAAGTACAAACATAAAATCGCCCGGAAAACGCTCGATATTGCGCTTGACCGCCTGCTTTAAGGCTCGTGTTTCCACTTGGTAGAGTTCTGCCAAATGGTAATCGAGCATTACCCGGTAACCTCTTACTTCAAAAATTTTGTTTTGGATAATCTGTAAGTCCATAATCGTATATTTTAGGGGATTTAGTAATGTTGGAATAATAGTAAGGACTGGTCACAAATTGTGACCAGTTCCCAACAATCAAGATTACATAGCGACTTCCTTGTAAATCTTCTCGATGCCGACAAACTTCTTGTCAAGCCCCTGCATATCACTACCTATCTTGCTGTTAGTGATGCGGGCATAGATTTGGGTCGTTTCAATGTTCGTGTGTCCCAACATTTTAGACACCGTTTCAATAGGTACGCCCTTTGACAGCGTGGTAGTCGTTGCGAACGTGTGCCGGGCAAGGTGAAATGTCAAGTTCTTTTTAATACCGCACACATCGGCAATCTCTTTCAGGTACGCATTTAGTTTCTGATTACTGATTATGGGAAGTATCTTGCCATTAGGTAACTTACCCTTGTACTTCTTCAAAATCATCTTGGGAATATCCAGCAGAGGAACATTAACATCCGTATTCGTCTTTTGCCGCTTTGTCATTATCCAAAGGTTGCCGTCAAAGGATTTGCGAATGTTGTCTTGCGTAAGCCCGGCTACATCTATATAGGCAAGCCCGGTGAAGCAGGCAAAGATGAACAAGTCCCTGACGTGTTCCAGCCGCTCGGAAACCATTTTCTTTTTGAGGATGATTTTAATCTCGTCCTCTGTCAGATACCCCCTGTCCACTTTCTCCAGCCGGATTTTGTAACTGGCGAAAGGGTCGTTCACCAGTATGCCGTTGTTGCGGGCAATGATGATGATACGCTTGAAGAACTGCATGAACTTGGCGGTGGTGTTATAACCACACTTGCAAGCAGTACGCAAGTATAACTCAAAATCGGTAATGAACATCGGGGTAATCTCCTTAATGGATATGTCCGATACGTTGTACTTGCTTTGAATGAACTCGGCAAGGTGGCGGCGGGTGACTTCATACTTGCGGTAGGTCGCTATCGTCTTGGATATGCCGACCAACTGCTTCACATCGTCATTGTGCTTTTGGAACAGGGTAAGGATTGTTTCGTGGCTCTCGCTATGACCTAAAAACTCGTTCTTCACTTTCTCGGCGGTCACGTAATTGTCACGCCGCTGCATTTCGTGGTAAATGGTGTTCAAGGATGCGTTTATATCATCCAGCATACGGTTTATGCGGCTGGCTTCCGAAGTACGTCCGGTAGCCTTGCCCATTTTGCCGTCCCAAATAGAGGGTAACACGTCCAGCTTGGTGTTAAAACGGCTCGCCACGCCGTCCACTGTGATACGGGCGAAAAGGGGGTACGCACCGTTGGCTTTCTGCTTGTCTTTCTTTGCGTAAAAGCAAATGTTGAATGTCGATTTCATAACTCACTTTTTAAGTTGCAAAACTATTGTAATTCTCTAAAAATGAGTTCCATGCAGGCAAGCCAAATAACGACAGGACTTCGCCAATTTCGGACAATCTGTACCCCCTTTCCGTTTTTGTTTGTCAGGGGTACGAGTTAGGTTACGAACTTTGTCTTTTAGGGGCGAAAAGATGTACTTTAAGGCAGACACAAGGGGATAAAAAAAGTCCCACAAATCATTGAATTTGTGGGACTTGTCTGCTTACTGTCCGGTATTGTCCGGTTAGTTCAGCGGAGAGACAGGGTTTTGAACCTACGACCCTAACCGCTTGTATTTCAGCTACTTTGCTTTCAAAATTTCAAATAGGTAACGAAACAGTAACGATTTTTAATCGTTAAGCCTGTCCAACTTTGACCGCTGTTTGTCTGCCTAACTTTCGGGTTCAAAGATACGGCATTCTTTTGAAACTCGCAAATATCTGATAATAAATATTTTTGGGTTAGTGCAAGGTGCAAGCTATATATATAAATATATACTTGCACCTTGCACTAAAAAAAAGCACTGGGGTACAAATGGTTAAAACAAAATCCGTATCTTCGTAACCGATTAAAAACAAACGTGTATGATAATAACTAACCGTGAAGAAGTAATAGATAAAGCATTTGGGGTATTTGTCAGGATGAACTACGAGAAAGCAAGCATCATCACGCTTGCCAAAGCCTGCGGAGTGACAAAAACGGGCATCGTTTATTATTTTCCGCACAAGCTGGATTTATTCATGGCTGTGGCAGACAAATACGTGCTAAAAATGCACGAACCGGGAAACAAGTTTGCCGCTCCTGCCGATACGTTGGAGAAGTTCATCGGGCAATACGTGGCGGGGGTAGCCGCTTCCATGAAAAGGATTGTTGAACTGATTGACGAGAATAGCAGCCCGCATGATTGTAGCCCTAACTTCTACTACTTTCATTTCCTGTCACAAGTGCGTATGTACTATCCGGGCATCAGGCAGAAAATTGAGAAAATCTACCGACAAGACTATGACCTATGGGAGAAAGTCATACAAAAAGCAAAAAACAGCGGGGAAATCAGAAACGACACGGACGTGAAGAAAACGGCTACCATGTTCCGGCAAATGTTTTTAGGACTGTCATACGAACAAGCATTTCTGAACGGTCTGAACGTGGATGAACTGGCAGAAAACTTTCGCTATATCTATTCGCTGCTTAAAGCCTGATACAGTTTTGTTTTTTTAACCTCTATTATTTTTGAACGTATGTTCAAAATGTGGCGTTTTTGTTTTATCTTTGGAGCATGAAGCAAAATTCAGCGACATGGATAAGGTTCAGAAACAAAGAGGAAGCATCGTGCTACACAAAGAAACAAGGGACGGTGCAGACTACATACGGATAGAATACGCAAACAGTCAGGCTGTCGCCCAACTGCTCGCCCAAGACACAGGCATGGAAATGGCTGGCAACGGCTCTGCATATATAGCGTCAGCCGCTTTCAGCCTGCCGGATTTCTACGACCGCTATTCACCACACGCCTATATTGATTACAGCCGGGTTTACGTGCGGCATCCCAAACCTAAAAGGGAATACACACTGCCAAAAGGCTACCTCGAACTGCTGGAACAAAAGCGTTACAGCCCCTCGACAGTCAAAACATACCGTGCCTATTTCAGCGATTTCGTGGAATATCACAAGGGACGGAACATCGACCGCCTGAAAGTGCCGGACATCAACAAGTACATACTCTATCTTGTGAACGAGAAGAAAATCTCGGTGTCGCAACAGAATATGCGCATCAATGCTATCAAGTTCTATTACGAGCAGGTGAAAGGCGGCAAACGGCAATACTACGGCGGTATCACCCGTGCCAAAGAGTACAAGAGCCTGCCCGAAGTGTTGAGCAAGAATGAAATTAAGCGCATCCTTGCACAAATTTCCAACATCAAGCATCACTGCATGATTTCGTTGGTTTACTCTGCCGGACTTAGAAGAAGCGAATTGCTTAACCTGACCCCGCAGGACATCAACAGCGAAACAATGTCGGTTCGCATCATGGGCAAGGGGAAGAAATGCCGTTATTCGCTCCTTTCGCCCAAGTTGCTGGAAGAACTACGGCACTACTTCCGGGAATATCGTCCACAAAAATGGCTGTTTGAGGGCGAAACACCCGGAGAGCAATATTCGGCAAGTGCATTGGTGAAAGTGCTGAAAGAAGCCGCACATCGTGCAGGCATCAAACATCGTGTACACGTACACATGCTGCGCCACTCCTTTGCCACACACTTGCTGGAACAGGGAACAGACCTGCACACGATACAGGAATTGTTGGGACACAACGACATCAAGACCACAACCATTTATCTTCATGTGTCAAGTGCCCATAAAGCAAAAATCCCTAATCCTCTTGATACACTGGATAATTCGTGAGGTGCAGTTATAGAAGTGTAGGAACGACACCATAAGGTGCGGTTATAAATAAATTACTAACAATACGAATAACTCTTTATGATAAAATTCATTTTAGATGCGATGTATTATCAGATATTCATATTTAATAGGGATAAATTTATATTGGAAAATCCACATGAGCGGACGATACAGATAATATGTGGAATATTATTTCTTCCTGTTATAGTATTGACATATCTACTGATAGAGGAGAATTTCAATTATAAAACCCCTTTTGTGTTTTTCATCATAATCTATATTTTATTATATAAGACATTCTGTTCGTATTATATAAAAGGGAAAAAAGGTATGGAAATTATAAGAAGTAAACCTCTGATATTTAATAGTCAAAAGATTTCTTCCTTCATATCATGGATGATTTATCCCATTTTGGTTGTATTACTTTATTTTATAATAACACATCGTCATTGGCTAAAAATTATACAATAAAGATTTAATAAGTTAGTAACAACGAAAGATAGCATCTGACGATGCTCCTTTCTAACCATTACCAACAAATAGCGTACATAATATGAATGATGTAACAAAAGTAAGAATAGTATATGAATGTAGCATAATAGGCATTGTTTTGCTGACATTCTTAAAAGGTATGTTCCCTTACATGGGAGCATGGTGGCGAGTAGCCCTTATTGCTTCACTTGTAGGACTTTGGTTTTCTTTGTCTTACCTGAAACGGCATAATTATAAATGGGGGTTCAATTACATAGGAAACCATTTATATATTAACCTCTTATTGAAAGTACAGAAGTGGTTTCAGAACGCTACAATCATAGCCTTATTGATACCTGTATTCTTAAAAGACCTCTTGTATAATCAATATTGCTTTGTAGCATATATATTGCTTGTAGGCATGTTCTTAGGCGTGAAGCTGGCTACTTACACAGTAGAGTACGCTATATACAAAAGTAAATTCATTGGTAACAAGGAAAGATAACCCCTGAACGGTGTTCCTTTCCAAACCATTAGCGAAAACAGAAACCAGTATGATACAGCAAGTAGAAAAACTGAAAGAAATAATCAATCAAAACAGTATGGGGCATTTGCCTTTGCCCTATCGTGTTGATTTGATGAAACAAATAAGCGATATATGTATAGTACAAAAAGTATTATGCGAGTGTTGCAAGAAAGTCTGTTCTTGCTTTACAAAGGAATATGACAATGAAAACCCATTATACAGAGTCTTGTCCGAAATAGATAGTTATCTTTACAAGAATAAGGGCACTGCCGAAAGCATATCGGTTTCGGTGGAACGGTTATGCAATTATGCGGAACAATCCATTGAGAGTTGCGAAGATATGGCAGGGTGGGCAATCATCGCTTTAGGATATGCTATTCGGAATGATGCAGCTACCATATTGGAGATAGAGGATTATAACGGTGAAGATGATAATGCTTTCGACTTTGAAAGCTGGAATGCGGATTTTATATGCTCAATAGCCTATTCGGGCAGCAATCCTTTCATGGAAATAGGTAATGCGGAGAAACGCAAGGAATATTGGTTGTGGTATCTTGATATGGTTCTTGGTATGTGTGAAAAATCGAATACACCATATACAATGATAAAACCAACATCTAAAAAGTCGCAAAATCAGATTTCTATTCCCAAACGCACACAAAGTTGGCAGATTGAAAATGTGTCAAATCAAATACAACAACTGGTACATGCACTGATAGAAGCAACGGATAAGCAAACGAAAGACTGGAATAAAATTGTATTAAGCTATACATTCATTTCTGCTTCTTATATGAACATTACTTGTTGTCGGGAAGAAGAAGTTCAGAAAATAACACTCTGCCAAAGTATAGAAAATCTTATTCATAACAGTCTGTTTCATATCCACAAAGATATGTATCTACAAGCCCCCAAAGAAGGAGCATGGATGCAATGCTGTATAACAATAGAAAAAGGCAATTCTTATGATATATCCTTTAATTACGATGATATAACATCCATTTCCGACATATTCAATAATCCCGATTGGCTTATTGGAGCATTTGAGGATTATCCACGAAGTAAAGAATACACCCCTCAATGGCTAAGAAAAATAATTGAAAGAAGAAAGCTGTATCTGACTTAGTTTCTGTGAGTGGATAAAATAATTTCGCTAACAACGCAGGATAACGGACAAGCCGTTCCCTGCTAACCATTATGAACAATTAAAGCGCAAAAATATGAGTATGAAAGAACTAAATAGCATTTATGCTTTCGGTTATGGGCTATTCATATATTCGCCCGGTACATTCAATGAATGGATGCAAGAGAAGAAATGCCGAGCAAAGAAAATGCTGTCGTATCTTGATAAGCATAAGGATATGTTTTTGG
This portion of the Bacteroides acidifaciens genome encodes:
- a CDS encoding Imm5 family immunity protein — translated: MIQQVEKLKEIINQNSMGHLPLPYRVDLMKQISDICIVQKVLCECCKKVCSCFTKEYDNENPLYRVLSEIDSYLYKNKGTAESISVSVERLCNYAEQSIESCEDMAGWAIIALGYAIRNDAATILEIEDYNGEDDNAFDFESWNADFICSIAYSGSNPFMEIGNAEKRKEYWLWYLDMVLGMCEKSNTPYTMIKPTSKKSQNQISIPKRTQSWQIENVSNQIQQLVHALIEATDKQTKDWNKIVLSYTFISASYMNITCCREEEVQKITLCQSIENLIHNSLFHIHKDMYLQAPKEGAWMQCCITIEKGNSYDISFNYDDITSISDIFNNPDWLIGAFEDYPRSKEYTPQWLRKIIERRKLYLT
- a CDS encoding antirestriction protein ArdA, with protein sequence MEAKVLSEAKVYVGTYGKYNNGSLSGAWLDLSDYSDKEEFYEACRELHKDEEDAEYMFQDWENVPEGLIGESWISENFFALRDAVEDLSDTEQEAFFVWCNYKSHDLSEEDADDLVRDFRDEYQGQYDDEEDFAYEIIEECYNLPEFAKTYFDYEKFARDLFMCDYWFDDGFVFRAA
- a CDS encoding TetR/AcrR family transcriptional regulator, translating into MIITNREEVIDKAFGVFVRMNYEKASIITLAKACGVTKTGIVYYFPHKLDLFMAVADKYVLKMHEPGNKFAAPADTLEKFIGQYVAGVAASMKRIVELIDENSSPHDCSPNFYYFHFLSQVRMYYPGIRQKIEKIYRQDYDLWEKVIQKAKNSGEIRNDTDVKKTATMFRQMFLGLSYEQAFLNGLNVDELAENFRYIYSLLKA
- a CDS encoding DUF3873 domain-containing protein, with protein sequence MQSLNKNGVSITQTPGEEKYVKCCLGAFRGQIYYQYDYRHTDGELFSTVAKTLDECRRRRDEWIAWKI
- a CDS encoding ORF6N domain-containing protein; the protein is MDLQIIQNKIFEVRGYRVMLDYHLAELYQVETRALKQAVKRNIERFPGDFMFVLSKEEANLLLSIGVSQNVIPPDYNFGAALPMAFTEQGVAMLSSVLRSKVAIEVNISIMRAFVLMRQMVIGYEELLRRIEELEVSTDAQFNELYQALTQLLSQSKQQKERRPVGFVTYNRDKNE
- a CDS encoding tyrosine-type recombinase/integrase, which produces MDKVQKQRGSIVLHKETRDGADYIRIEYANSQAVAQLLAQDTGMEMAGNGSAYIASAAFSLPDFYDRYSPHAYIDYSRVYVRHPKPKREYTLPKGYLELLEQKRYSPSTVKTYRAYFSDFVEYHKGRNIDRLKVPDINKYILYLVNEKKISVSQQNMRINAIKFYYEQVKGGKRQYYGGITRAKEYKSLPEVLSKNEIKRILAQISNIKHHCMISLVYSAGLRRSELLNLTPQDINSETMSVRIMGKGKKCRYSLLSPKLLEELRHYFREYRPQKWLFEGETPGEQYSASALVKVLKEAAHRAGIKHRVHVHMLRHSFATHLLEQGTDLHTIQELLGHNDIKTTTIYLHVSSAHKAKIPNPLDTLDNS
- a CDS encoding site-specific integrase; the encoded protein is MKSTFNICFYAKKDKQKANGAYPLFARITVDGVASRFNTKLDVLPSIWDGKMGKATGRTSEASRINRMLDDINASLNTIYHEMQRRDNYVTAEKVKNEFLGHSESHETILTLFQKHNDDVKQLVGISKTIATYRKYEVTRRHLAEFIQSKYNVSDISIKEITPMFITDFELYLRTACKCGYNTTAKFMQFFKRIIIIARNNGILVNDPFASYKIRLEKVDRGYLTEDEIKIILKKKMVSERLEHVRDLFIFACFTGLAYIDVAGLTQDNIRKSFDGNLWIMTKRQKTNTDVNVPLLDIPKMILKKYKGKLPNGKILPIISNQKLNAYLKEIADVCGIKKNLTFHLARHTFATTTTLSKGVPIETVSKMLGHTNIETTQIYARITNSKIGSDMQGLDKKFVGIEKIYKEVAM